One part of the Coffea eugenioides isolate CCC68of chromosome 10, Ceug_1.0, whole genome shotgun sequence genome encodes these proteins:
- the LOC113749859 gene encoding leucine-rich repeat protein 1-like, protein MRSKTIFVLVFALAIAYADCNSEGDALNAWKTSLADPNNVLQSWDPTLVNPCTWLHVTCNDENSVTRVDLGVAGLSGPLVPQLGLLANLQYLEVYGNKLSGAIPSALGNLTNLVSLDLYHNRLSGSIPAVLGNLRSLRFLRLNGNKLSGKLPDGIVQLINHGHLQILDVSNNRLAGTVRATNKTGFAVTTVIQDPKAYY, encoded by the exons ATGAGGTCTAAGACCATTTTTGTACTCGTCTTTGCGCTTGCAATTGCATATGCAGATTGCAACTCTGAAG GGGATGCACTTAATGCTTGGAAGACCAGCTTGGCAGATCCAAATAATGTCCTTCAAAGCTGGGATCCAACACTTGTAAATCCATGCACCTGGCTCCATGTCACCTGCAATGATGAGAACAGTGTTACAAGAGT GGACCTTGGCGTTGCAGGGCTTTCAGGACCTCTTGTACCTCAGCTGGGACTCTTGGCCAATCTTCAGTATCT GGAAGTGTATGGTAATAAGCTCAGTGGAGCAATTCCATCTGCATTAGGGAACCTGACAAACCTTGTAAGCTTGGACCTTTATCATAATCGATTAAGCGGCTCAATCCCAGCAGTTCTTGGCAACTTGAGATCCTTAAGATTTTT GCGGTTGAACGGTAATAAGTTATCTGGAAAGTTACCTGACGGCATAGTTCAACTTATTAACCATGGCCACTTGCAGATTTT GGACGTATCAAATAATCGCTTGGCTGGGACTGTACGAGCAACTAACAAAACAG GATTTGCTGTTACAACGGTAATTCAAGATCCGAAAGCTTATTATTGA